A window of the Kineococcus mangrovi genome harbors these coding sequences:
- a CDS encoding peptidoglycan D,D-transpeptidase FtsI family protein, with product MSRPRRPRPDEQDPRPRPDMRMRVYTLGVLGGLTVLGGRLVQLQGADASKLADDALQQRTSTATLYAKRGDILDAKGVVLATSVERRDVIADPKALSGYNLRNGKPYSSKYGTGPEGAAQRLAPVLGIDEATLTTKLTGDNRYAVVALGITPELWQQVDDLGIAGITSVRQTQRIYPTGSASSTLVGVLGTPEQDEKTKAFTDRPLSGLEEARNSLLLGTNGWMRYERSAGGQEIPLGDRETVDPVDGTSLHLTIDSDLQWKAQSAIAAKVAETGAESGTVVIMDKEQRLLALASAPSLDPTNLVNLTNDQLQNTALTKVFEPGSTAKVVTLAAALEEGVATADTRFVVPGELPRFDKTFHDSHPHGDEKLTLAGVLAQSSNIGTILAGEKLNADLRTTSQILHDYHLAFGFGAKTSLKFPGESGGILGDPAKYSGTQRYTVMFGQGLSVTAVQAASVFATIANDGVRVEPTLIAGTSAPNGDYRTEPAGASSRVISAATATTLRDMMQAVVSEAGTAAAAEIPGYLVAGKTGTANRYDVDLGRYSGYTASFIGLAPADDPELVVAVILQDPKTNYYGGSAAGPVFKDVMTYALAQRGIAPSAEPPADLSLTWGGDTDAEQDISTGAVADTAGR from the coding sequence GTGTCCCGCCCGCGCCGCCCCCGTCCCGACGAGCAGGACCCCCGTCCCCGCCCCGACATGCGCATGCGCGTCTACACCCTCGGGGTGCTGGGTGGGCTGACGGTGCTCGGCGGCCGGCTGGTGCAGCTGCAGGGGGCCGACGCCAGCAAGCTCGCCGACGACGCCCTCCAGCAGCGGACGTCGACGGCGACGCTGTACGCCAAGCGCGGGGACATCCTCGACGCCAAGGGCGTCGTGCTCGCCACGTCCGTCGAACGGCGCGACGTCATCGCCGACCCGAAGGCGCTCAGCGGTTACAACCTGCGCAACGGCAAGCCGTACAGCTCGAAGTACGGCACCGGCCCGGAAGGGGCGGCGCAGCGGCTGGCGCCCGTCCTCGGCATCGACGAGGCCACCCTCACGACGAAGCTCACCGGGGACAACCGGTACGCCGTCGTGGCCCTCGGCATCACCCCGGAGCTGTGGCAGCAGGTCGACGACCTGGGGATCGCCGGCATCACCTCCGTGCGCCAGACCCAGCGCATCTACCCCACCGGCAGCGCGTCCTCCACGCTCGTCGGCGTCCTGGGCACGCCCGAGCAGGACGAGAAGACGAAGGCGTTCACCGACCGCCCCCTGTCCGGTCTGGAGGAGGCGCGCAACTCCCTGCTCCTCGGCACGAACGGCTGGATGCGCTACGAGCGCAGCGCGGGCGGCCAGGAGATCCCGCTGGGGGACCGGGAGACGGTGGACCCCGTCGACGGCACCTCCCTGCACCTGACCATCGACTCGGACCTGCAGTGGAAGGCCCAGTCGGCCATCGCCGCCAAGGTGGCCGAGACGGGGGCCGAGTCCGGCACGGTCGTCATCATGGACAAGGAGCAGCGCCTGCTCGCCCTGGCGAGCGCGCCGAGCCTGGACCCGACGAACCTCGTGAACCTCACGAACGACCAGTTGCAGAACACCGCGCTCACCAAGGTCTTCGAGCCCGGGTCCACGGCGAAGGTGGTGACGCTGGCCGCGGCGCTGGAGGAGGGCGTCGCCACGGCCGACACCCGCTTCGTCGTCCCCGGGGAACTGCCGCGCTTCGACAAGACGTTCCACGACTCCCACCCGCACGGCGACGAGAAGCTCACGCTCGCAGGCGTCCTCGCCCAGTCCAGCAACATCGGGACGATCCTGGCGGGGGAGAAGCTGAACGCCGACCTGCGCACGACCTCCCAGATCCTGCACGACTACCACCTCGCCTTCGGCTTCGGCGCCAAGACGTCCCTGAAGTTCCCCGGCGAGAGCGGCGGGATCCTCGGCGACCCCGCGAAGTACTCCGGGACGCAGCGGTACACGGTGATGTTCGGGCAGGGGCTGTCGGTCACGGCGGTGCAGGCCGCCTCGGTCTTCGCCACCATCGCCAACGACGGCGTCCGCGTGGAACCCACGCTCATCGCCGGCACCTCGGCCCCGAACGGCGACTACCGCACCGAACCGGCCGGGGCCAGTTCCCGCGTCATCAGCGCCGCCACCGCCACCACGCTGCGGGACATGATGCAGGCCGTCGTCAGCGAGGCCGGGACGGCGGCGGCCGCCGAGATCCCCGGGTACCTCGTGGCGGGCAAGACGGGGACGGCGAACCGCTACGACGTCGACCTCGGGCGGTACTCCGGGTACACCGCCTCCTTCATCGGGCTCGCCCCGGCCGACGACCCCGAACTCGTGGTCGCGGTGATCCTGCAGGACCCCAAGACGAACTACTACGGGGGTTCGGCGGCGGGGCCGGTGTTCAAGGACGTCATGACCTACGCCCTCGCCCAGCGCGGCATCGCGCCGTCGGCCGAACCCCCGGCGGACCTGTCGTTGACGTGGGGCGGGGACACCGACGCCGAGCAGGACATCAGCACCGGTGCGGTCGCCGACACGGCGGGTCGGTGA
- a CDS encoding AAA family ATPase, whose amino-acid sequence MTTTSALPGSHPAESPTLDPHDLPAALERLRSVADDLAVAVDRVIQGKDETVRLALTVLFSEGHLLVEDVPGVGKTMLAKSLARAIDGSVRRIQFTPDLLPSDVTGSSIWNQERATFEFRPGAVFANVVIGDEINRASPKTQSALLECMEEGQVTVDGTTWQLDRPFIVFATQNPVEMDGTYPLPEAQRDRFAARISMGYPSVDAELTMLSEHGVTDPLDAVTPVVDVAEVRALSRAVRSVHAAEALKQYVVDLVRRTRSHPDLRLGASPRAALHLLRTARSRAALEGRDHVLPDDVQALAVPVVAHRLLLTADALLAGRDGADVVTDVLRTTALPSPR is encoded by the coding sequence GTGACCACGACGAGCGCACTCCCCGGCAGCCACCCCGCCGAGTCCCCGACGCTGGACCCCCACGACCTGCCCGCCGCGCTCGAGAGGTTGCGCAGCGTCGCCGACGACCTCGCCGTCGCCGTCGACCGCGTCATCCAGGGCAAGGACGAGACGGTGCGGCTGGCGCTGACGGTCCTGTTCTCCGAGGGCCACCTGCTGGTGGAGGACGTCCCCGGTGTCGGCAAGACGATGCTGGCCAAGTCGCTGGCGCGCGCGATCGACGGGAGCGTGCGGCGCATCCAGTTCACCCCGGACCTGCTGCCCAGCGACGTCACCGGGTCGAGCATCTGGAACCAGGAGCGGGCCACGTTCGAGTTCCGCCCCGGGGCGGTCTTCGCCAACGTCGTCATCGGCGACGAGATCAACCGGGCCTCGCCCAAGACCCAGTCGGCGCTGCTGGAGTGCATGGAGGAGGGGCAGGTCACGGTCGACGGGACGACGTGGCAGCTGGACCGGCCCTTCATCGTCTTCGCCACGCAGAACCCCGTCGAGATGGACGGCACCTACCCCCTGCCCGAGGCCCAGCGCGACCGCTTCGCCGCCCGCATCTCCATGGGGTACCCCTCCGTCGACGCGGAGCTGACGATGCTCAGCGAGCACGGGGTCACCGACCCCCTGGACGCGGTCACCCCCGTCGTGGACGTCGCCGAGGTGCGGGCGCTGTCGCGGGCCGTGCGCAGCGTGCACGCCGCCGAGGCGCTCAAGCAGTACGTCGTGGACCTCGTGCGCCGCACTCGCTCCCACCCCGACCTGCGCCTCGGCGCGTCCCCGCGCGCCGCCCTGCACCTGCTGCGCACCGCGCGGTCGCGCGCGGCGCTGGAGGGCCGGGACCACGTGCTGCCCGACGACGTCCAGGCCCTCGCGGTCCCCGTCGTCGCCCACCGCCTGCTGCTGACCGCCGACGCGCTGCTCGCCGGACGGGACGGCGCCGACGTCGTCACGGACGTGCTCCGCACGACGGCGCTCCCCTCGCCCCGGTGA
- the mraZ gene encoding division/cell wall cluster transcriptional repressor MraZ, translated as MFLGTHTPRLDDKGRLILPARFRDQLLDGLVITRGQDRCLYLFPMQEFQRMHEELRQAPLTNKEARDYQRVFLSGASSEVPDKQGRVTVPPLLRQYAGLDRDVAVIGAGSRVELWDLPTWETYLEGAESAFAERSEEVLPGVL; from the coding sequence GTGTTCCTGGGCACCCACACACCCCGACTGGACGACAAGGGCCGGCTGATCCTCCCGGCTCGCTTCCGGGACCAGCTGCTCGACGGTCTCGTCATCACCCGGGGGCAGGACCGCTGCCTCTACCTCTTCCCGATGCAGGAGTTCCAGCGGATGCACGAGGAGCTGCGACAGGCGCCGCTCACCAACAAGGAGGCGCGCGACTACCAGCGCGTCTTCCTGTCGGGTGCCTCGAGCGAGGTGCCGGACAAGCAGGGCCGGGTCACCGTGCCGCCGCTGCTGCGCCAGTACGCCGGTCTCGACCGGGACGTCGCCGTCATCGGTGCCGGCAGCCGGGTCGAGCTGTGGGACCTGCCGACCTGGGAGACCTACCTGGAGGGCGCGGAGTCCGCCTTCGCCGAGCGCAGCGAGGAGGTCCTCCCGGGGGTCCTGTGA
- a CDS encoding UDP-N-acetylmuramoyl-L-alanyl-D-glutamate--2,6-diaminopimelate ligase, with protein sequence MIDGGRPTLADLARVLGAVAPPHPRARVTGVTLDSRRVAPGDLYAALPGANVHGARFAPQAAAAGAVAVLTDPAGRADAEATGLPVLVVDTPRAVLGDLARRVHGDPGSALTTFGVTGTNGKTTTAYLLESLWRAAGWTTGLLGTVETRVAGERVSSVRTTPEAPDLHALLARMVAAGVRGCALEVSSHALALHRVDGLVVDVAAFTNLSQDHLDFHGSMQEYLAAKARLFTPPHSRRGVVWVDPADADGWGRRVGELATVPVETVGPDGAGADWSVRDVRPGRAESRFRLTGPDADLHLTCPLPGAFNVANAAVAAVAALRLGLGPADVERGLARAEGVPGRMQAVVRTGAPLVVVDYAHTPDALERVLTTLRVGTPGRLVAVVGAGGDRDRGKRPLMGAAVARLADVAVVTDDNPRSEDPATIRAQVLDGARAASGPAEVLEVGDRRAAVAAALARCTGPQDTVLLAGKGHERGQEVAGAVTPFDDRAVAEEELVAWLAGTGGDAGTTDGAPGARGGAR encoded by the coding sequence ATGATCGACGGCGGACGACCCACCCTCGCGGACCTGGCCCGGGTCCTCGGCGCCGTCGCCCCTCCGCACCCCCGCGCGAGAGTCACCGGGGTCACCCTCGACTCCCGGCGGGTCGCCCCCGGTGACCTCTACGCCGCGCTGCCCGGGGCCAACGTGCACGGGGCGCGCTTCGCCCCCCAGGCCGCCGCGGCCGGCGCCGTCGCCGTCCTCACCGACCCGGCCGGTCGCGCCGACGCCGAGGCCACCGGTCTGCCCGTCCTCGTCGTGGACACGCCCCGCGCCGTCCTCGGCGACCTCGCCCGCCGGGTCCACGGGGACCCCGGGTCGGCGCTGACGACGTTCGGCGTCACGGGCACCAACGGCAAGACGACGACCGCCTACCTCCTCGAGTCGCTGTGGCGCGCCGCCGGCTGGACGACGGGTCTGCTCGGCACCGTGGAGACCCGCGTCGCGGGCGAGCGCGTCAGCAGCGTGCGGACCACGCCGGAGGCGCCGGACCTGCACGCCCTGCTGGCGCGGATGGTCGCGGCCGGGGTGCGCGGCTGCGCGCTCGAGGTCTCCTCGCACGCGCTGGCCCTGCACCGCGTCGACGGTCTCGTGGTGGACGTCGCCGCCTTCACCAACCTGTCCCAGGACCACCTGGACTTCCACGGGTCGATGCAGGAGTACCTCGCGGCCAAGGCCCGCCTGTTCACCCCGCCGCACTCCCGCCGCGGGGTCGTCTGGGTCGACCCCGCCGACGCCGACGGCTGGGGCCGCCGCGTCGGCGAGCTGGCCACCGTGCCGGTCGAGACCGTCGGCCCGGACGGTGCCGGCGCCGACTGGTCCGTCCGCGACGTCCGCCCCGGCCGGGCCGAGAGCCGCTTCCGCCTCACCGGCCCGGACGCCGACCTGCACCTGACGTGCCCCCTGCCCGGGGCGTTCAACGTCGCCAACGCCGCCGTCGCGGCCGTGGCCGCGCTGCGCCTGGGGCTGGGGCCCGCCGACGTCGAGCGCGGGCTGGCGCGGGCCGAGGGCGTGCCCGGCCGCATGCAGGCGGTCGTGCGCACCGGCGCCCCGCTCGTCGTCGTCGACTACGCGCACACCCCCGACGCCCTGGAGCGCGTGCTCACCACGTTGCGCGTCGGCACGCCCGGACGGCTCGTCGCCGTGGTCGGCGCCGGCGGGGACCGCGACCGCGGCAAGCGCCCCCTCATGGGCGCGGCCGTCGCGCGCCTGGCCGACGTGGCCGTCGTCACCGACGACAACCCGCGCTCGGAGGACCCCGCGACGATCCGGGCGCAGGTGCTCGACGGGGCCCGCGCCGCGTCCGGTCCCGCCGAGGTGCTGGAGGTCGGCGACCGCCGGGCTGCCGTGGCCGCGGCCCTGGCGCGCTGCACCGGCCCGCAGGACACCGTGCTCCTCGCCGGCAAGGGCCACGAGAGGGGTCAGGAGGTCGCCGGTGCGGTGACCCCCTTCGACGACCGGGCCGTGGCCGAGGAGGAGCTGGTGGCCTGGCTCGCCGGGACGGGCGGGGACGCGGGCACGACGGACGGGGCGCCCGGCGCCCGGGGAGGTGCCCGGTGA
- the rsmH gene encoding 16S rRNA (cytosine(1402)-N(4))-methyltransferase RsmH, translating to MPGARAAEAAERHAPVLLDRCTAVLSPALQHPRAVSVDLTLGMGGHAAELLRRHPGLRLVGVDRDPHALELAAHRLHEFADRVTLVHAVSDRFDDALDDLGLDTVDAVFLDLGVSSLQLDEDDRGFSYARDTPLDMRMDPTTGRTAADVLNTFSHSDLTRLLRTWGEEKFAPRIASAVVREREREPFRNSARLVDLVRANVPAAARRTGGNPAKRTFQALRITVNDELGVVERTLPAAFERLAPDGRLAVLTFHSLEDRITKNVLRQLSSSSAPPDLPFVPEGSGPRAELLTRGGEQAGEAELAENPRAASARLRAVRRLPEQDRSRSSGRVTSRNPRQRDTRNSTSTNRQTTELGPDHGTTDGRTP from the coding sequence CTGCCGGGGGCCCGCGCCGCCGAGGCCGCCGAGCGGCACGCCCCCGTCCTCCTGGACCGCTGCACCGCCGTCCTCTCGCCCGCCCTGCAGCACCCGCGGGCGGTGAGCGTCGACCTCACCCTGGGCATGGGGGGACACGCGGCCGAGCTCCTGCGCCGTCACCCCGGGCTGCGGTTGGTCGGCGTGGACCGCGATCCCCACGCCCTCGAGCTCGCCGCCCACCGGCTCCACGAGTTCGCCGACCGCGTGACGCTGGTGCACGCGGTCTCCGACCGCTTCGACGACGCCCTCGACGACCTCGGCCTGGACACCGTCGACGCGGTGTTCCTCGACCTCGGCGTGTCCTCGTTGCAGCTCGACGAGGACGACCGGGGTTTCTCCTACGCCCGCGACACCCCGCTCGACATGCGGATGGACCCGACGACGGGCCGGACGGCCGCTGACGTCCTGAACACCTTCTCGCACAGCGACTTGACGCGCCTGCTGCGCACGTGGGGGGAGGAGAAGTTCGCTCCCCGCATCGCCTCGGCCGTCGTGCGCGAACGCGAGCGCGAACCGTTCAGGAACTCGGCCAGGCTCGTGGACCTGGTGCGCGCCAACGTCCCCGCCGCTGCACGGCGCACCGGGGGGAACCCGGCCAAGCGCACGTTCCAGGCGTTGCGCATCACCGTGAATGACGAACTGGGGGTCGTCGAACGGACGTTGCCGGCGGCTTTCGAGCGCCTCGCCCCCGACGGCCGGCTGGCCGTCCTCACGTTCCACTCCCTCGAGGACCGGATCACGAAGAACGTTCTGCGGCAACTGTCCTCGAGTTCCGCGCCGCCGGACCTGCCGTTCGTCCCCGAGGGTTCCGGACCCCGGGCGGAACTGCTCACCCGGGGCGGTGAACAGGCCGGGGAGGCCGAACTCGCGGAGAATCCCCGCGCGGCGTCGGCGCGCCTCCGCGCGGTGCGCCGACTACCCGAGCAGGATCGGTCACGGTCCAGCGGTCGCGTCACCTCCCGGAACCCCCGGCAGCGCGACACCCGCAACAGCACCAGCACCAACCGACAGACCACGGAACTCGGGCCGGACCACGGCACGACCGACGGAAGGACGCCGTGA
- a CDS encoding UDP-N-acetylmuramoyl-tripeptide--D-alanyl-D-alanine ligase, producing MIALTATEVAELTGGRLGADAAGDVRTHGPVVVDSRAAVPGALFVALPGERVDGADYAGTAVAAGASVVLAERAVELPAGAALVLVEDGVAALGRLAAGVLERLRAGTDGGGTGPLVVAVTGSQGKTTTKDLLASVLGDVLDGPVVAPRGSFNNEVGAPLTVLRAEAGTRALVVEMGARGLGHIAHLCAIARPDVGVELVVGAAHAGEFGSLEATARAKGELVEALPTGGLAVLNADDDRVAAMASRTRARVLTFGRGAHADVRAAEVTLDGRARARFRLEHGGAVADVALRLHGEHQVTNALAAAAVALSTGASVADVALALSRAEPASPGRMQVLERPDGVTVVHDAYNANPDSVRAALKALVGMAADAGADGAPRRTWAVLGEMLELGPASRDEHDLVGRTVVRLDVDQLLVVGAGARPIYTGAVMEGSWGEEAAFAPDVESALEFLRPRLRPGDVVLVKSSNGAGLARLAEELVQDRTQDQTQEKAEASDT from the coding sequence GTGATCGCGCTGACCGCGACCGAGGTCGCGGAGCTGACGGGGGGCCGCCTCGGAGCCGACGCCGCGGGGGACGTGCGCACGCACGGGCCGGTGGTCGTGGACTCCCGGGCCGCCGTCCCGGGGGCGCTGTTCGTCGCCCTGCCCGGGGAGCGGGTCGACGGCGCCGACTACGCGGGCACCGCCGTCGCGGCGGGTGCGAGCGTCGTCCTGGCCGAGCGGGCGGTCGAGCTGCCCGCCGGTGCGGCCCTCGTGCTCGTCGAGGACGGGGTCGCCGCGCTGGGCCGCCTGGCCGCGGGCGTCCTGGAGCGCCTGCGCGCCGGGACCGACGGGGGCGGGACCGGCCCCCTGGTCGTCGCCGTCACCGGCTCGCAGGGCAAGACGACGACGAAGGACCTGCTCGCCTCGGTCCTCGGGGACGTGCTCGACGGGCCGGTCGTCGCCCCCCGCGGCAGCTTCAACAACGAGGTCGGCGCCCCGCTGACGGTGCTGCGCGCCGAGGCCGGCACCCGTGCCCTCGTCGTGGAGATGGGCGCCCGCGGCCTCGGCCACATCGCCCACCTGTGCGCGATCGCCCGCCCCGACGTCGGTGTCGAGCTCGTCGTCGGTGCCGCCCACGCGGGGGAGTTCGGCTCCCTGGAGGCGACGGCCCGGGCCAAGGGCGAGCTCGTCGAGGCGCTGCCGACCGGCGGCCTCGCCGTGCTCAACGCCGACGACGACCGCGTCGCGGCGATGGCCTCGCGCACCCGGGCCCGCGTGCTGACCTTCGGTCGCGGCGCCCACGCGGACGTGCGGGCGGCCGAGGTGACCCTCGACGGCCGGGCCCGCGCCCGGTTCCGCCTCGAGCACGGCGGCGCGGTCGCGGACGTGGCGCTGCGCCTGCACGGGGAGCACCAGGTGACCAACGCGCTCGCGGCGGCGGCCGTCGCGCTGAGCACCGGCGCGAGCGTCGCCGACGTCGCGCTCGCCCTGTCGCGCGCGGAACCGGCCAGCCCCGGCCGCATGCAGGTCCTCGAACGCCCCGACGGCGTCACCGTCGTCCACGACGCCTACAACGCCAACCCGGACTCGGTCCGCGCCGCGCTCAAGGCGCTCGTCGGCATGGCCGCCGACGCCGGGGCGGACGGCGCGCCGCGGCGGACCTGGGCCGTGCTGGGGGAGATGCTCGAGCTCGGCCCGGCCTCCCGCGACGAGCACGACCTGGTCGGGCGCACCGTCGTCCGCCTCGACGTGGACCAGCTCCTCGTCGTCGGCGCGGGTGCCCGACCGATCTACACCGGGGCCGTCATGGAGGGTTCCTGGGGTGAGGAGGCGGCGTTCGCCCCGGACGTCGAGAGCGCCCTGGAGTTCCTGCGACCGCGCCTGCGACCGGGCGACGTGGTGCTGGTGAAGTCGTCGAACGGAGCCGGCTTGGCGCGGCTCGCGGAGGAACTCGTGCAGGACAGGACCCAGGACCAGACCCAGGAGAAGGCGGAGGCGTCGGACACGTGA
- a CDS encoding DUF58 domain-containing protein — translation MRAGATRPTARGWAFCVVGLLALVGAPALGQRDILRIGVLLLVLVLVAAWSTHRAVRTLELVSRSKDELVEAGVTSTVRLEVLGRAGAGVRLVLEDAVPLALGGTARLPVPRLREGETLDLEYRVRSEVRGSYPLGPASVVAGDLFGLVRARRVLGTPVVLDVLPRVHPLTELSLGELGGTRGSSGGASAAAAPDDASIREYRVGDDLRRVHWRSTARRGTVMVRLDEHPGRPDVVVLLDTREGAHRGRGAGSSLEWAVSAAASATAHLQRRRHRVRLLHDGAYDPPSELDETSAARGIMRSLARLGTGARDGLARSVTELGRTEATLLVAVLGDVDEDDVAPLLAARPLGVPALAVLLRTGDWASAPAARARGERDDRTGPDRLDRARLVLSRAGWRTAVAGPEDTVPQVWARLTRLDARSDHPSSPPPAREVPS, via the coding sequence GTGAGGGCCGGCGCCACCCGCCCCACGGCCCGCGGCTGGGCCTTCTGCGTGGTGGGTCTGCTCGCGCTCGTGGGTGCTCCCGCCCTCGGCCAGCGCGACATCCTGCGCATCGGGGTGCTCCTGCTCGTGCTGGTCCTCGTCGCGGCGTGGTCCACCCACCGCGCGGTGCGGACCCTCGAGCTGGTGTCGAGGTCGAAGGACGAGCTCGTCGAAGCGGGGGTGACGAGCACGGTGCGCCTCGAGGTGCTCGGCCGGGCCGGAGCGGGGGTCCGGCTCGTCCTCGAGGACGCCGTCCCGCTGGCGCTCGGCGGCACGGCGCGACTGCCCGTGCCCCGGCTGCGGGAGGGAGAGACCCTCGACCTGGAGTACAGGGTCAGGTCGGAGGTCCGGGGGTCCTACCCGCTCGGCCCGGCGAGCGTCGTGGCGGGTGATCTCTTCGGTCTCGTCCGTGCCCGCCGGGTGCTGGGCACCCCGGTGGTGCTCGACGTGCTGCCGCGCGTGCACCCCCTCACGGAGCTGTCGCTGGGCGAGCTGGGCGGGACCCGCGGGTCGTCCGGCGGTGCGTCCGCCGCGGCCGCCCCCGACGACGCGTCCATCCGCGAGTACCGCGTCGGCGACGACCTGCGGCGCGTGCACTGGCGCTCCACGGCCCGCCGGGGCACCGTCATGGTCCGCTTGGACGAGCACCCTGGCCGCCCCGACGTCGTCGTCCTGCTCGACACCCGCGAGGGTGCGCACCGTGGTCGGGGCGCGGGGTCCTCCCTGGAGTGGGCCGTCAGCGCGGCGGCCTCCGCCACCGCCCACCTGCAGCGGCGCCGGCACCGCGTCCGGCTGCTGCACGACGGCGCCTACGACCCCCCGAGCGAGCTGGACGAGACGTCGGCCGCCCGGGGGATCATGCGTTCCCTCGCCCGGCTGGGTACCGGCGCCCGGGACGGCCTGGCCCGCTCCGTGACCGAGCTCGGCCGGACCGAGGCGACGCTGCTCGTCGCCGTCCTGGGCGACGTCGACGAGGACGACGTGGCCCCCCTGCTCGCAGCCCGCCCCCTGGGGGTGCCGGCCCTCGCGGTGCTCCTGCGGACCGGGGACTGGGCCTCGGCACCGGCTGCGCGCGCCCGCGGCGAGCGGGACGACCGGACCGGCCCGGACCGCCTCGACCGGGCGCGGCTGGTGCTGTCCCGGGCGGGGTGGCGGACCGCCGTCGCCGGACCCGAGGACACCGTCCCGCAGGTGTGGGCGCGGTTGACGCGCCTGGACGCGCGGAGCGACCATCCGTCGTCGCCCCCACCCGCCAGGGAGGTCCCCTCGTGA